A section of the Oryzias melastigma strain HK-1 linkage group LG14, ASM292280v2, whole genome shotgun sequence genome encodes:
- the asl gene encoding argininosuccinate lyase, which produces MSNSEGNKLWGGRFVGDTDPIMEKFNASIGYDQRMWDADIRGSKAYVKALEKAQLVSSEEMEQILRGMDQISEEWSKGSFVIKPGDEDIHTANERRLKELIGAPAGKLHTGRSRNDQVVTDMRLWMRDAITTLTEHSLQLISTMVERASVEIDVLFPGYTHMQRAQPIRWSHWILSHSVALRRDVDRLQEIKKRVNVLPLGSGAIAGTPLNIDRELLRKELGFDSISLNSMDATGQRDFVVEFLFWASLCLTHLSKMAEDLMLYSTKEFSFLTLSDAYSTGSSLMPQKKNADSLELIRSKAGRVFGRCAGFMMTLKGLPSTYNKDLQEDKEAMFECFDTVQAVLQVTTGVMSTLKINQNVMEAALSPDMLATDLAYYLVRKGVPFREAHGLSGKAVFTAESKNISLNQLTAEDLSNVSPLFGSDVSSVWDYSSSVEQYSAPGGTAKTSVAAQVEHLRDWLRKRSQ; this is translated from the exons ATGTCCAATAGTGAG GGAAACAAACTTTGGGGAGGCCGTTTCGTTGGAGACACGGACCCAATCATGGAGAAGTTCAACGCGTCCATCGGCTACGATCAGAGGATGTGGGACGCAGATATCAGAGGAAGCAAAGCTTATGTCAAAGCGCTGGAAAAGGCGCAGCTGGTCAGCAGTGAGGAAATGGAGCAGATCTTACGTGGGATGGATCAG atttcAGAAGAGTGGTCTAAAGGTAGTTTTGTGATTAAACCTGGAGATGAAGATATTCACACCGCTAATGAACGCAGGTTAAAG GAGCTCATTGGTGCTCCTGCAGGAAAGCTCCACACAGGCAGAAGCCGCAATGACCAG GTGGTGACTGATATGAGGCTCTGGATGCGAGACGCCATCACCACCCTGACGGAACATTCTCTGCAGCTCATCTCGACCATGGTGGAGCGTGCATCCGT GGAAATCGATGTCCTTTTCCCTGGATACACGCACATGCAGAGGGCTCAACCGATCCGTTGGAGCCACTGGATTCTAAG TCATTCTGTAGCTCTGAGGAGAGATGTTGACCGGttacaagagatcaagaaaagAGTTAATGTCTTACCTCTGGGCAG tggtgCGATTGCAGGGACACCGCTTAACATCGACAGGGAGCTGCTTCGGAAAg aacTGGGATTTGATTCAATCAGTCTGAACAGCATGGATGCTACAGGCCAAAGAGACTTCGTTG TGGAGTTTTTGTTCTGGGCTTCATTGTGTTTGACACACCTGAGTAAGATGGCTGAAGACCTCATGCTGTACAGCACTAAAGAGTTCTCCTTCCTCACGCTCTCTGACGCCTACAG CACCGGCAGCAGTCTGATGCCCCAGAAGAAAAATGCCGACAGCCTGGAGCTGATTCGGAGTAAAGCCGGTCGGGTTTTTGGCAGA TGTGCAGGGTTCATGATGACTCTGAAAGGCTTACCCAGCACATACAACAAGGACTTGCAG GAGGATAAGGAAGCCATGTTTGAGTGTTTTGATACTGTTCAGGCTGTGCTGCAGGTGACCACTGGAGTCATGTCAACACTCAAG ATCAACCAGAATGTGATGGAGGCCGCTCTCAGTCCTGATATGTTGGCCACTGATCTAGCCTACTACCTCGTGAGGAAGGGA GTCCCATTCAGAGAAGCCCACGGTCTCTCTGGTAAAGCCGTTTTCACAGCAGAATCCAAAAACATCTCCTTGAATCAGCTCACCGCTGAAGACCTGAGTAATGTCAG CCCGCTCTTTGGAAGTGATGTATCTTCAGTGTGGGACTACAGCAGCAGCGTGGAGCAGTACAGCGCCCCCGGTGGCACCGCCAAAACCAGCGTGGCTGCACAGGTGGAACACCTGAGGGACTGGCTGAGGAAACGGTCACAGTGA
- the LOC112142551 gene encoding LOW QUALITY PROTEIN: protein FAM111A-like (The sequence of the model RefSeq protein was modified relative to this genomic sequence to represent the inferred CDS: substituted 1 base at 1 genomic stop codon): protein MTALVANAACVKTFSGKRSDDLVRFHVLTKGGKGIFQILNNRKLRSVVDELTVCSYKGEKVKYALKKDGRFLFNIFKRNFVLSCTSTGVQTEPSNLVDDLDDKTFQIVLLNKSDPPQSDSQSSSLEDTYXASSDFRSPVSDNQRRQIKKEIPFQTVVEKNVCSKAMKKKMLAQFEDYVKAIKTETSEHFSVPDLLRLEFGRNGLMCQEVKTMKKLMSLGDSVCQVRINGRPIGSGFLLFGRFVLTNSHVIKDIYNLNRGQLQEEVSVHFSYESVEQSDAGLEVKEVVCFEYNPEVRDWALLELHSDKMLPSGLLKHFSFLPQSGGISIIGHPQGGVKKIDPCLIVPHSQVVAQVPLITQYYFAENLLKYESGFFEGSSGSPVFDIHCNVVAMHSGGFTYENAGEKRNIVEYAHPLHFILEDFVIQMVEKQKFDVLREYLDCSYAREADIRDGVKKIVESRNNQVFKKAAKSFVDDKVLKSFLESFCQTEEPVPMEII, encoded by the exons ATGACGGCTTTGGTAGCAAATG CCGCTTGTGTCAAAACGTTCAGTGGTAAAAGATCTGATGATCTAGTACGGTTTCATGTTCTTACAAAGGGAGGTAAAGGTATTTTTCAAATCCTAAACAACCGTAAATTGAGATCAGTAGTGGATGAACTTACTGTCTGCAGTTACAAAGGGGAGAAGGTGAAATACGCTCTGAAGAAAGATGGCCGTTTTCTCTTTAACATATTTAAGAGGAACTTTGTTCTATCCTGCACGAGTACTGGAGTTCAAACAGAGCCGTCGAATCTTGTCGATGATCTTGATGACAAAACTTTCCAGATTGTTCTGCTCAACAAGTCAGATCCACCTCAGTCTGACAGTCAGTCTAGCAGTCTTGAGGATACTTACTAAGCATCCAGTGACTTTCGGAGCCCTGTTTCAGACAATCAGAGGAGGCAGATCAAAAAAGAGATCCCCTTTCAGACGGTAGTGGAGAAGAATGTCTGTTCCAaagcaatgaagaaaaaaatgcttgcaCAGTTTGAAGATTATGTGAAGGCCATTAAGACTGAAACTTCTGAGCATTTCTCTGTCCCAGATCTACTCCGTCTGGAGTTTGGTCGGAATGGCCTGATGTGCCAAGAggtgaaaacaatgaaaaaactgATGAGTCTTGGCGATTCAGTCTGTCAAGTGAGAATAAATGGGCGCCCAATTGGAAgtggttttcttttgtttggaaGGTTTGTTTTAACAAACAGCCATGTCATAAAAGATATTTACAACTTAAACCGCGGACAGCTCCAGGAAGAGGTTTCCGTCCATTTCTCATATGAAAGTGTGGAGCAGTCCGACGCGGGATTGGAAGTAAAAGAAGTGGTTTGTTTTGAATACAACCCTGAAGTACGGGACTGGGCTTTGCTGGAGCTACATTCTGATAAGATGCTGCCTTCTGGTCTTTTAAAGCACTTCAGCTTCCTTCCACAAAGTGGTGGAATCTCCATTATCGGGCATCCTCAGGGAGGTGTGAAAAAGATCGACCCCTGTTTGATTGTTCCACACAGCCAAGTTGTTGCGCAGGTTCCCTTGATAACCCAATATTATTTTGCAGAAAATCTTTTGAAATACGAGTCTGGTTTTTTCGAAGGCTCCTCTGGCTCTCCGGTTTTTGACATCCACTGCAATGTTGTTGCAATGCATTCAGGAGGATTCACATATGAAAACGCAGGGGAAAAAAGGAATATTGTTGAGTATGCCCATCCTTTGCATTTCATTTTGGAAGATTTTGTCATCCAAatggtggaaaaacaaaaatttgacgTTTTGAGAGAATACCTTGATTGCAGTTATGCTCGAGAAGCTGACATCAGGGATGGTGTAAAAAAGATAGTTGAGAGCAGAAATAACCAAGTCTTCAAGAAAGCTGCAAAGAGCTTTGTGGATGACAAGGTTTTGAAGAGTTTCCTTGAGTCTTTCTGTCAAACTGAGGAACCTGTCCCAATGGAAATTATTTAG